From Mycobacteriales bacterium, one genomic window encodes:
- a CDS encoding ABC transporter ATP-binding protein translates to MTLRLDGFGVRVGERRLLEPLDLTVEDGVILAVVGASGSGKTSVLAALAGLAPPSDGVALVDDVPADVVDRRRIGVVTQPVVLAATLTVEENVSLPLQASGHPDEEIDSATEAVLAQLRLDRLAGRLPAQLSGGQRQRVATARAVIGRPRLLVADEPTSELDEASRDRVMDVLRIAAGYGAAVVIATHDAAIADACDQRLILTG, encoded by the coding sequence ATGACGCTCCGGTTGGACGGCTTCGGCGTACGCGTCGGGGAACGCCGGTTGCTCGAGCCGCTCGACCTCACCGTCGAGGACGGGGTGATCTTGGCGGTCGTCGGCGCGAGCGGATCCGGGAAGACCAGCGTGCTGGCGGCGCTCGCCGGCCTCGCACCCCCCTCGGACGGGGTCGCGCTGGTCGACGACGTACCCGCTGATGTCGTCGACCGGCGCCGGATCGGCGTGGTGACACAGCCGGTCGTGCTCGCGGCGACGCTGACCGTCGAGGAGAACGTGAGCTTGCCGCTGCAGGCGTCCGGCCACCCGGACGAGGAGATCGACAGCGCAACCGAGGCAGTGCTCGCCCAGCTCCGGTTGGACCGGCTCGCCGGCCGGCTACCGGCGCAGCTGTCCGGCGGTCAGCGCCAGCGGGTGGCGACCGCGCGAGCGGTCATCGGCCGGCCGCGCCTGCTGGTCGCCGATGAGCCGACCAGCGAGCTTGACGAGGCTTCGCGTGACCGGGTGATGGACGTGCTGCGGATCGCCGCCGGTTACGGCGCCGCAGTGGTGATCGCGACCCACGACGCCGCGATCGCGGACGCCTGCGACCAACGCCTGATCCTCACCGGCTGA
- a CDS encoding NAD(P)-dependent oxidoreductase: MRVLLAGATGAIGRQLTPLLAANGHQVFGLIRPDRGPGRVRDLGGTAIIGDLLDAGQVMQATERVEPEAIIHMATAIPRDLNPRRFATQFAATDRLRREGTRHLLRAAAQHGVHRVIAQSIAFGYEPAPDLADEDAPLWTTPPKPAVDTFAALRELEQQVLGASGVVLRFGHLYGPGTSFASNGGVILALRAGKLPIVGGGGAVFSFTHTYDAATSVLAALDSSATGAFNVVDSDPTPAHVWIPEVATALKAPRPRKVPAGLARLAAGSWGVAYMTKLRGADNTRAMEQLGWKPRYESWRTGLVEDILGRT, from the coding sequence ATGCGCGTCCTGCTCGCCGGCGCGACCGGTGCGATCGGCCGCCAGCTGACGCCGCTGCTCGCTGCGAACGGCCATCAGGTCTTCGGCCTGATCCGCCCGGATCGCGGGCCGGGCCGCGTGCGGGACCTCGGCGGTACGGCGATCATCGGGGACCTGCTCGACGCCGGCCAGGTCATGCAGGCAACCGAGCGGGTCGAGCCCGAGGCGATCATCCACATGGCGACCGCCATACCCCGCGACCTCAACCCACGTCGCTTCGCGACGCAGTTCGCGGCCACCGACCGGCTGCGCCGCGAGGGCACCCGGCACCTGCTGCGCGCGGCGGCACAGCACGGCGTGCACCGGGTCATCGCGCAGAGCATCGCGTTCGGCTACGAGCCGGCGCCCGACCTCGCCGACGAAGACGCGCCCCTGTGGACCACGCCGCCGAAGCCCGCCGTCGACACCTTCGCCGCGCTGCGCGAGCTCGAGCAACAGGTGCTGGGCGCGAGCGGCGTCGTACTCCGGTTCGGCCATCTCTACGGGCCGGGTACGAGCTTCGCCAGCAACGGCGGGGTGATCCTCGCCCTGCGTGCAGGCAAGCTGCCGATCGTCGGCGGCGGAGGCGCGGTGTTCTCCTTCACCCACACCTACGACGCGGCGACCTCGGTGCTCGCCGCGCTCGACTCGTCCGCGACCGGAGCCTTCAACGTCGTGGACAGCGATCCGACGCCGGCGCACGTCTGGATCCCCGAGGTCGCCACCGCGCTCAAGGCGCCGCGTCCACGCAAGGTGCCCGCTGGGCTCGCCCGGCTCGCCGCCGGCAGCTGGGGAGTTGCCTACATGACCAAGCTGCGCGGAGCGGACAACACACGGGCGATGGAGCAGCTCGGCTGGAAGCCGCGCTACGAGTCCTGGCGCACCGGGCTCGTCGAAGACATCCTGGGCCGCACCTAG